Below is a genomic region from Pseudomonas extremaustralis.
GAGCTTTACCCCTGCCAATCGCCTGTTCCCAGCCACTCGCCTGCGTCGCAATCGCCGTGATGATTTTTCTCGTCGCCTGGTGCGTGAAAACGTGCTGACGGTGAACGATTTGATCCTGCCGGTGTTCGTACTGGAGGGTGAGAATCGTCGGGAAGCGGTGGCATCGATGCCCGGTGTAGAGCGTTTGACCATTGATCTGCTGCTTGAAGAGGCTGCGAACTGGGTCGAACTGGGGATTCCGGCGCTGGCGCTGTTTCCGGTCACGCCATCCGAACTCAAGTCCCTTGACGCTGCACAAGCCTGGAACCCGGAAGGGATCGCCCAGCGCGCCACCCGTGCCCTGCGCGAGCGCTTTCCCGAGCTTGGGGTGATCACCGACGTGGCATTGGACCCATTCACCACCCACGGGCAGGATGGCATTCTTGACGAAGACGGCTATGTTCAAAACGACCTGACCGTCGACGCGCTGGTCAAGCAGGCCTTGTCCCACGCGGCAGCCGGTGCCCAGGTGGTCGCACCTTCTGACATGATGGACGGACGTATCCAGGCGATTCGCGAAGCCTTGGAGTTGGCCGGTCACGTCAACGTGCGGATCATGGCCTACTCGGCCAAATACGCCAGTGCCTATTACGGCCCGTTCCGCGATGCGGTGGGCTCGGCCCTGAACCTGGGCAAGGCCAACAAGGCCTCGTACCAGATGGACCCGGCCAACAGCCACGAGGCCTTGCACGAAGTGGCGGCCGACCTGGCCGAAGGCGCCGATATGGTAATGGTCAAGCCGGGGATGCCTTACCTGGACATCCTTTACCGCGTCAAAGAGGAATTCAAAGTGCCGACCTTTGTGTATCAGGTCAGTGGCGAGTACGCCATGCACATGGCTGCAATACAGAATGGCTGGTTGAGTGAAGGGGTGATCCTTGAATCCCTGACGGCCTTTAAACGTGCCGGGGCTGATGGCATCCTGACCTATTTCGCCGCCCGCGCCGCCCAATTGCTTAGAGAGCAACAATAGCCCTCACAGGAACAGTCAATGAATACCGAAGGACTCTCTGAAGTTGCCGTAAAAGACGCTCACCCGGTGGTTGAATCCGTCGCTGAGACCCCGCCGGAGCTGGAGCCGGTGCCGCCCGTGGTGGTCGCCGAAGCGCCGGCCCCGGCCCCGGCGCCCGCCGTGGTGACCAACCTGGATGACAGCAGCCTGTACATCCACCGCGAACTGTCGCAGCTGCAATTCAATATCCGCGTGCTGGAACAGGCGCTGGATGAGTCTTACCCACTGCTGGAGCGGCTGAAGTTCCTGCTGATCTTCTCCAGCAACCTGGACGAGTTCTTCGAAATCCGCGTCGCCGGTCTCAAGAAGCAGATCACCTTCGCCCGTGAGCAAGCCGGCGCCGACGGCCTGCAGCCGCACCAGGCCCTGGCACGTATCAGCGAGCTGGTGCACGGCCATGTGGACCGCCAATACGCGATCCTCAATGACATCCTGCTGCCGGAACTGGAAAAACATCAGGTCCGCTTCATCCGTCGCCGTCACTGGACCACCAAGATCAAGACCTGGGTGCGTCGCTACTTCCGCGACGAAATCGCACCGATCATCACCCCTATCGGCCTCGACCCGACCCACCCGTTCCCATTGCTGGTGAACAAGAGCCTGAACTTCATCGTCGAGCTGGAAGGTATCGACGCCTTCGGTCGCGATTCCGGCCTGGCGATCATCCCGGCGCCGCGCTTGCTGCCACGGATCATCAAGGTACCGGAAGAAGTGGGGGGCGCTGGCGATAACTATGTATTCCTGTCGTCGATGATCCACG
It encodes:
- the hemB gene encoding porphobilinogen synthase, with protein sequence MSFTPANRLFPATRLRRNRRDDFSRRLVRENVLTVNDLILPVFVLEGENRREAVASMPGVERLTIDLLLEEAANWVELGIPALALFPVTPSELKSLDAAQAWNPEGIAQRATRALRERFPELGVITDVALDPFTTHGQDGILDEDGYVQNDLTVDALVKQALSHAAAGAQVVAPSDMMDGRIQAIREALELAGHVNVRIMAYSAKYASAYYGPFRDAVGSALNLGKANKASYQMDPANSHEALHEVAADLAEGADMVMVKPGMPYLDILYRVKEEFKVPTFVYQVSGEYAMHMAAIQNGWLSEGVILESLTAFKRAGADGILTYFAARAAQLLREQQ